The following are encoded together in the Glycine max cultivar Williams 82 chromosome 8, Glycine_max_v4.0, whole genome shotgun sequence genome:
- the LOC100527572 gene encoding uncharacterized protein LOC100527572 (The RefSeq protein has 2 substitutions compared to this genomic sequence): MAMAYVARSSESSQVLTFHSTAKWNAHFDALKQANKLMVVDFTASWCGPCKLMDPVIQEFATKYRDVEFVKIDVDELMEVSQHYQVQGMPTFMLLKKGKVANKVVGVRKEELQRLVEQHRK, encoded by the exons ATGGCCATGGCATATGTTGCTAGGTCATCAGAGTCATCTCAAGTGCTTACTTTCCATTCCACTGCTAAATGGAATGCTCACTTTGATGCCTTGAAACAAACTAACAAACTG ATGGTGGTTGATTTCACTGCATCATGGTGTGGACCTTGCAAACTCATGGATCCAGTTATCCAAGAGTTTGCTACAAAATACAGAGATGTTGAGTTTGTCAAGATTGATGTGGATGAGTTAATG GAGGTATCTCAACATTACCAAGTACAGGGAATGCCAACTTTCATGCTGCTTAAGAAAGGCAAAGTGGCTAATAAAGTGGTGGGAGTGAGAAAGGAGGAGCTACAAAGGTTGATTGAACAACACAGAAAATAA